The proteins below are encoded in one region of Naumovozyma castellii chromosome 6, complete genome:
- the KRE6 gene encoding beta-glucan synthesis-associated protein KRE6 (ancestral locus Anc_3.508), translating into MAIRNLTESHNVSAVSLGNQEEYDDSELQVDQHQPFLNDQTMNFPRTSRSTKPFLGSDEEQDDDDELRSDTSSIHYQNREDSNMSLMHNNSELQINKNPAAVSEYKGYYSKNGGSSNNLAPDSSFLLPPQRGLPSSTSLSTGISTNDILSPPAFDRYPLVGSRVTSMVNPNSQTTNANSNISSPGLPSTESFASSNPFIGEQDFSPFGGYPASSFPLLTEEKENDDYLHNPDPEEEARLDRRKYMDDFKYMDKRSFGGLVGVVFLILAGVVIFVILPALTFTGATEHGKDTQVIQYLTQYQYPQLSAIRTSLVDPDTPKSAYSRQAKDDSYWGLVFSDEFNAEGRTFYDGDDQYWTAPDIHYDATKDLEWYSPDASTTVNGTLQLTMDAFQNHGLYYRSGMLQSWNKVCFTQGALEISANLPNYGRVSGLWPGLWTMGNLARPGFLGTTDGVWPYSYDSCDAGITPNQSSPDGISYLPGQKLSACTCDGEDHPNPGVGRGAPEIDIIEGEVDTTLGVGVASQSLQVAPFDIWYIPDYDFIEIYNFTTTVMNTYCGGPFQQAVSAVSTLNTTWYEFGPDGGYFQKFAIEYLNDDDDGYIRWFVGDVPTFTIYAKALHPRGNIGWRQISKEPMSIIMNLGISNNWAYIDWQYIFFPVTMSIDYVRIYQPNDTQSITCDPEDYPTYDYIQSHLNAYSDANLTSWKQAGYTFPKNQLTGNCKSSKFKASS; encoded by the coding sequence ATGGCGATCAGGAATTTAACAGAATCGCATAATGTTAGTGCAGTGAGCCTCGGGaatcaagaagaatatgatgaCTCTGAACTACAAGTGGATCAACATCAACCATTCTTGAACGATCAAACTATGAATTTCCCAAGAACTAGCAGAAGCACAAAGCCATTCTTAGGAAGCGATGAAGAACAggatgatgacgatgagTTAAGGTCAGACACTTCCTccattcattatcaaaacCGAGAAGATAGCAATATGTCTTTGATGCATAATAATTCAGAACTACAAATAAACAAGAATCCAGCAGCTGTATCAGAATATAAAGGTTATTATTCTAAGAATGGAGGCAGTAGTAATAATCTAGCTCcagattcttcatttctCTTACCCCCACAGAGAGGTTTACCATCCTCCACATCTTTAAGTACGGGGATATCCACTAATGATATTCTTTCTCCACCTGCATTCGATAGATATCCATTAGTTGGTTCTCGAGTCACTTCCATGGTGAATCCGAATTCTCAAACGACCAACGcaaattccaatatttcatcGCCTGGTTTACCCTCTACAGAATCATTTGCATCAAGTAACCCCTTCATTGGTGAGCAAGATTTTTCACCATTTGGTGGTTATCCAGCATCATCATTCCCTCTATTAACggaagagaaggaaaatgatgattatTTACATAACCCTGATCCAGAGGAAGAGGCAAGATTAGATAGAAGGAAATATATGGAtgatttcaaatatatGGATAAGAGATCCTTTGGTGGTCTTGTTGGTGTTGTATTTCTTATCCTCGCGGGCGTAGTGATATTTGTCATTCTACCTGCATTAACTTTCACTGGGGCTACTGAACATGGGAAGGACACTCAAGTGATTCAATATTTAACACAATATCAATATCCACAATTATCCGCTATAAGAACGTCGTTAGTGGATCCAGATACGCCCAAGAGTGCATATTCAAGACAGGCAAAGGACGATTCTTATTGGGGGCTTGTCTTTTCAGATGAATTTAATGCTGAAGGAAGAACTTTTTACGATGGTGATGATCAATATTGGACAGCTCCAGATATTCATTACGATGCTACTAAGGATTTAGAATGGTATTCTCCCGATGCATCCACTACCGTGAATGGTACATTACAATTAACTATGGATGCATTCCAAAATCATGGATTATATTATAGATCAGGTATGTTACAAAGTTGGAATAAAGTATGTTTCACTCAAGGTGCCTTGGAAATTTCTGCAAATTTACCTAATTATGGTAGAGTTTCAGGGTTATGGCCTGGGTTGTGGACCATGGGTAATTTAGCTAGACCTGGGTTTTTAGGTACTACGGATGGTGTTTGGCCATATTCATATGATTCATGTGACGCTGGTATTACACCAAATCAAAGTTCACCTGATGGTATTTCTTATTTACCAGGGCAAAAATTAAGTGCATGTACTTGTGATGGTGAAGATCATCCTAATCCTGGTGTTGGTAGAGGTGCTCctgaaattgatattattgaagGTGAAGTGGATACTACCCTTGGTGTTGGTGTTGCATCTCAATCTTTACAAGTGGCACCATTTGATATTTGGTACATCCCCGATTATgattttattgaaatttataattttaCTACAACTGTGATGAATACATATTGTGGTGGACCCTTCCAACAAGCTGTCTCTGCAGTGTCTACATTAAATACCACATGGTATGAATTTGGTCCAGATGGTGgttatttccaaaaatttgCCATTGAATATcttaatgatgatgatgatggttaTATTCGTTGGTTTGTTGGTGATGTCCCCACCTTTACCATTTATGCCAAGGCATTACATCCAAGAGGTAACATTGGTTGGAGACAAATTAGTAAAGAACCCATGTCCATTATTATGAATTTAGGTATTTCCAACAATTGGGCATACATTGATTGGCAATACATTTTCTTCCCTGTGACCATGTCGATTGATTACGTGAGAATATACCAACCTAATGATACGCAATCAATCACGTGTGATCCCGAGGATTACCCTACATATGATTACATTCAATCACATTTGAATGCATATTCTGATGCCAATTTGACAAGTTGGAAGCAAGCTGGTTACACATTCCCTAAGAATCAATTAACTGGGAATTGTAAGAGTTCTAAGTTTAAGGCTTCGtcatga